Proteins encoded within one genomic window of Salinisphaera sp. T31B1:
- a CDS encoding acyl-CoA dehydrogenase family protein — protein sequence MEIDYNDAERAFRDEVRAFLADNLPSSISYKVKQSERLTPEETVQWHKILGEKGWLAMHWPVEYGGPGWSPIQKHIFEEESAEAGAPRLLPFGINMVAPVIMKFGTQAQKNYYLPRILKMEDWWCQGYSEPGAGSDLASLKTRAVREGDHYIVNGQKTWTTLGQHANMMFNLVRTDPNVKKQEGISFLLIDMNTPGVTVRPLITLDGEHEVNEVFFDDVKVPVDNLVGEENKGWTCAKYLLTFERTGIAGVGISKAALADLKEIAHTQIVHGRPLIEQPSFAERLADLEIELMAVEMTNLRTVAAAEAGGVPGAESSFLKIMGTEVRQAISDLYREAAGPHALAFQPHAEDPVGPEFAAPAAPSYFNLRKLSIFGGSNEIQKNIISKAILGL from the coding sequence ATGGAAATCGATTACAACGACGCCGAACGCGCTTTCCGTGATGAAGTGCGCGCTTTCCTGGCCGATAACCTGCCCTCGAGCATCTCCTATAAGGTCAAGCAGTCCGAGCGGCTGACGCCGGAAGAGACCGTACAGTGGCATAAGATTCTCGGTGAAAAAGGCTGGCTGGCCATGCACTGGCCGGTCGAATATGGCGGGCCGGGCTGGAGCCCGATCCAGAAGCATATCTTCGAGGAAGAATCGGCCGAGGCCGGCGCGCCCCGGCTGTTGCCATTCGGTATCAACATGGTCGCCCCGGTGATCATGAAGTTCGGCACCCAGGCCCAGAAGAACTATTACCTGCCCCGTATCCTCAAGATGGAGGACTGGTGGTGTCAGGGCTATTCCGAGCCGGGCGCCGGTTCGGACCTGGCCAGCCTGAAGACCCGGGCAGTGCGCGAGGGCGATCATTACATCGTCAACGGCCAGAAAACCTGGACGACCCTCGGCCAGCACGCGAACATGATGTTCAATCTCGTGCGTACCGATCCCAACGTCAAGAAGCAGGAGGGCATCTCTTTTCTGCTGATCGACATGAACACGCCCGGTGTGACCGTACGCCCGCTGATCACCCTCGACGGCGAGCACGAGGTCAACGAAGTGTTCTTCGACGACGTCAAGGTGCCGGTCGACAACCTGGTCGGCGAAGAGAACAAGGGCTGGACCTGTGCGAAGTACCTGCTCACCTTCGAGCGTACCGGGATTGCAGGGGTGGGTATTTCCAAGGCCGCGCTGGCCGATCTCAAGGAGATCGCCCATACCCAGATCGTGCACGGCCGGCCGCTGATCGAGCAGCCGAGTTTCGCCGAGCGACTGGCGGATCTGGAAATCGAGCTGATGGCTGTCGAGATGACCAATCTGCGGACCGTCGCAGCTGCAGAAGCCGGCGGTGTGCCGGGCGCGGAGAGTTCGTTTCTCAAGATCATGGGTACGGAAGTCCGGCAGGCGATCTCCGATCTCTACCGCGAGGCTGCCGGGCCGCACGCGCTCGCCTTCCAGCCGCATGCGGAGGATCCGGTCGGGCCCGAGTTCGCAGCGCCTGCCGCACCGAGCTATTTCAATCTGCGCAAGCTCTCGATCTTCGGCGGATCTAACGAGATCCAGAAGAACATCATTTCCAAGGCCATTCTGGGCCTTTAA
- a CDS encoding acyl-CoA dehydrogenase has product MDFSYSDEQRMLKDMVDRVVADQYDFESRNAIVNSEAGFSADVWNQFAELGLLAVPFSEAAGGFDGGGAELMVVAEGFGRGLVVEPYLSSVVLAGTFIDAIAADERAAELIEPIVSGQTRYTLACYEAAGRYDPYWVETTAQATDGGFTLNGTKAVVLNGDSADQLIVIARTAGETDSPDGLSAFVVDANADGVTRRGYPTIDGHRAADITLVDVTVSAEALLGEPGQAASALEYAIDRGIVALCSEAAGAMEVACDLTLQYLKDRKQFGVPIGSFQALQHRMVDMRMALEKVRSLTLWAACSLESPEAERRQRLSAAKAMVGKAGRKVAEEAIQLFGGMGMMEESAISHYAKRIVMIDHYLGDREYHMAKLRDMTLAGRDAA; this is encoded by the coding sequence ATGGATTTCAGTTACAGCGACGAGCAGCGCATGCTCAAGGACATGGTCGACCGCGTCGTGGCCGACCAGTACGACTTCGAGTCGCGCAACGCGATCGTCAATTCCGAGGCCGGCTTCTCGGCCGATGTGTGGAACCAGTTCGCCGAGCTCGGCCTGCTGGCAGTGCCGTTTTCCGAGGCCGCAGGCGGTTTCGATGGCGGCGGCGCCGAGCTGATGGTCGTGGCCGAGGGTTTCGGTCGTGGTCTGGTGGTCGAGCCGTATCTATCCAGCGTGGTGCTGGCCGGCACCTTCATCGATGCCATTGCAGCCGACGAGCGCGCCGCCGAGCTCATCGAGCCGATCGTCTCGGGCCAGACACGCTATACGCTGGCCTGCTACGAGGCGGCCGGCCGCTACGATCCGTACTGGGTCGAGACAACCGCGCAGGCCACCGATGGCGGGTTCACGCTGAACGGCACCAAGGCCGTAGTGCTCAACGGCGACAGCGCCGACCAGCTGATCGTGATCGCTCGTACGGCCGGCGAGACGGATTCGCCCGACGGGCTGAGCGCATTTGTCGTCGATGCAAACGCTGACGGCGTGACGCGTCGGGGCTATCCGACCATCGATGGACACCGTGCTGCCGACATCACGCTGGTCGATGTGACGGTGTCCGCCGAAGCGCTGCTTGGCGAGCCGGGCCAGGCCGCCTCTGCGCTGGAATACGCGATCGACCGCGGTATTGTAGCGCTGTGTTCGGAGGCCGCCGGGGCGATGGAAGTTGCCTGTGATCTGACCTTGCAGTATCTCAAGGATCGCAAGCAGTTCGGCGTGCCTATCGGCAGTTTCCAGGCGCTGCAGCACCGTATGGTGGATATGCGGATGGCGCTTGAAAAGGTCCGCTCGCTGACGCTGTGGGCGGCCTGCTCGCTGGAATCCCCCGAAGCCGAGCGGCGTCAGCGTCTGTCGGCGGCTAAGGCGATGGTCGGCAAGGCCGGTCGCAAGGTGGCCGAAGAGGCAATCCAGCTGTTCGGCGGCATGGGCATGATGGAAGAGTCGGCGATCTCGCACTATGCCAAGCGAATCGTGATGATCGACCACTATCTGGGCGATCGCGAATATCACATGGCCAAGCTTCGTGATATGACCCTGGCTGGGCGCGACGCCGCCTGA
- a CDS encoding 2-dehydropantoate 2-reductase: MADKPSIVIIGAGAIGSFYGAILKRAGCAVSVVLRSEYDAVQDAGFVIDSPLGNLSYRPDRIYRDGETPDQAPDYVICCVKVLPGIDRARLLSPWVGEGTRIVLIENGIDIEPEIARAFPEQALISCLAFIAVSRTAPGKIEHKAFGQLTMGAWPQGVSDDCRTLEALFVEGGIHIKLAEQVVGERWRKSLWNTPFNPLSVLAGGADTVTLLDSPGGERLAREMMAEVVAVAAADGHALPEDAIDKNIAGTRKMPAYRNSMALDYLAGRPMEIEAILGNVVALAERHGVDVPRLRTMHVALTMRDVQAAKDS; this comes from the coding sequence ATGGCAGACAAACCCAGTATCGTCATCATCGGCGCCGGCGCGATCGGCAGTTTCTACGGCGCCATCCTCAAGCGCGCCGGCTGTGCGGTCAGCGTCGTGCTGCGCAGCGAATACGACGCCGTGCAGGACGCCGGCTTCGTCATCGACAGCCCGCTCGGGAACCTGTCGTATCGTCCGGATCGTATCTATCGCGACGGTGAGACGCCCGACCAGGCGCCCGATTACGTGATCTGTTGCGTGAAGGTGCTGCCCGGCATCGACCGCGCTCGGCTGCTGTCACCCTGGGTCGGTGAGGGCACCCGTATCGTGCTGATCGAAAACGGAATCGATATCGAGCCCGAGATTGCACGGGCGTTTCCCGAGCAGGCGCTGATCAGCTGCCTGGCCTTCATTGCGGTCAGCCGCACCGCCCCCGGCAAGATCGAGCACAAGGCCTTCGGCCAACTCACCATGGGCGCATGGCCACAAGGGGTCAGCGACGACTGTCGCACGCTCGAAGCCCTGTTCGTCGAAGGCGGTATCCATATCAAGCTGGCCGAGCAGGTCGTGGGGGAGCGCTGGCGCAAGAGCCTGTGGAACACGCCGTTCAACCCGCTGTCCGTGCTGGCCGGCGGCGCGGATACGGTGACGCTTCTCGACAGTCCCGGCGGTGAACGGCTGGCACGCGAGATGATGGCCGAGGTCGTGGCGGTGGCGGCCGCCGACGGCCATGCGTTGCCTGAAGACGCCATCGACAAGAACATCGCCGGCACGCGCAAGATGCCGGCCTACCGCAACAGCATGGCACTGGATTATCTGGCCGGTCGGCCGATGGAGATCGAGGCGATCCTGGGCAACGTGGTGGCTCTGGCTGAACGCCATGGGGTCGATGTACCCAGGCTTCGGACCATGCATGTCGCTTTGACGATGCGTGACGTTCAGGCCGCCAAGGACAGCTGA
- a CDS encoding histone deacetylase, giving the protein MVGDRDVLVIYDERVLLHRPEAEEPFLPGRMEKRIRSILDGLGLSAEAKWSYPEHPGRVTAVADLLRAEPVAGVRMATGQAATREQLARVHTVSYLESLYELEGKQAWLDVDTTAVSAGSLDAAEVAAGSAIAAVDAVFDGSARSAFVISRPPGHHANAVRARGFCLFNNIAVAAAHAQFQWDIERVLIIDWDAHHGNGTQDIFAADPSVMFFDTHRAAPFYPGTGSMEEIGEGLGEGTTVNVPLPEDAGDLALVAAFENILVPAVEWFKPELILVSAGMDAHRNELCLQMSYDGYSALTGIVQRLADKYCDGRLVMALEGGYNPDTLAKCTRRVLEVMAGGEPAVPREPGMEEVAEIAEFHQSAFADME; this is encoded by the coding sequence GTGGTAGGCGATAGAGACGTACTGGTGATCTATGACGAGCGGGTGCTGCTGCACCGGCCCGAGGCCGAAGAGCCCTTTCTGCCGGGCCGCATGGAAAAGCGGATCCGCAGCATTCTGGACGGACTGGGCCTGAGTGCCGAGGCCAAGTGGAGCTATCCGGAGCATCCCGGCCGGGTGACGGCCGTGGCCGACCTGCTGCGTGCCGAGCCGGTCGCCGGCGTACGTATGGCCACGGGTCAGGCGGCCACGCGCGAGCAGTTGGCGCGTGTGCATACCGTGTCATACCTCGAAAGCCTGTACGAGCTCGAGGGCAAGCAGGCCTGGCTGGACGTGGATACCACCGCAGTCTCGGCGGGCAGCCTGGATGCCGCCGAGGTGGCCGCCGGCTCGGCGATCGCCGCCGTGGATGCCGTGTTCGACGGGAGTGCCCGATCGGCATTCGTGATCAGCCGGCCGCCCGGCCACCACGCCAACGCGGTGCGCGCGCGGGGTTTCTGTCTGTTCAACAACATTGCGGTGGCGGCTGCCCACGCCCAGTTCCAGTGGGATATCGAGCGCGTGCTGATCATCGACTGGGATGCCCATCATGGCAACGGCACGCAGGATATATTCGCCGCCGATCCGAGCGTCATGTTCTTCGATACGCATCGGGCCGCACCGTTCTACCCCGGTACCGGCAGCATGGAGGAGATCGGCGAGGGCCTGGGCGAAGGCACCACCGTGAATGTGCCGCTGCCCGAGGATGCCGGCGATCTGGCACTGGTCGCGGCGTTCGAGAATATCCTCGTGCCGGCCGTGGAATGGTTCAAACCCGAGCTGATCCTGGTCTCCGCCGGCATGGACGCGCATCGCAACGAACTGTGTCTGCAGATGAGTTACGACGGCTACAGTGCGCTGACCGGCATCGTCCAGCGTCTGGCCGACAAATACTGTGATGGGCGTCTGGTGATGGCCCTGGAAGGCGGCTATAACCCGGATACGCTAGCCAAGTGCACGCGGCGCGTGCTCGAAGTCATGGCCGGTGGCGAGCCGGCGGTTCCGCGCGAGCCCGGCATGGAAGAGGTCGCCGAGATCGCCGAATTCCATCAGTCTGCGTTTGCGGATATGGAATGA
- a CDS encoding GNAT family N-acetyltransferase — MSPRERDEPADTGPVLALAPVTQRNWQHCIHLQLAPDQTHRLASNLYSLAEAYVEPRCTPRAIYADAQMIGFVMYEFYEHSGAFSIPRFMIDVRWQGYGYGRRAMRLIVDTLKSERPDAPILISLTPDNIAARRLYEAVGFEDTGRHSHGEDVLRHP, encoded by the coding sequence ATGAGCCCGCGCGAACGCGATGAGCCGGCGGATACCGGGCCGGTCCTCGCGCTGGCTCCGGTGACCCAGCGGAACTGGCAGCACTGTATTCATCTGCAGCTGGCACCGGACCAGACCCACCGGCTGGCCTCCAACCTGTATTCGCTGGCCGAAGCCTATGTCGAGCCAAGGTGTACGCCGCGCGCGATCTATGCCGACGCGCAGATGATCGGCTTTGTCATGTACGAGTTCTACGAGCACAGCGGCGCGTTCAGTATTCCGCGCTTCATGATCGATGTCCGCTGGCAAGGCTACGGCTATGGCCGCCGTGCGATGCGTCTGATCGTGGATACGCTCAAGAGCGAACGGCCCGATGCGCCCATTCTGATCAGCCTCACTCCGGACAACATCGCCGCACGCCGACTCTATGAAGCGGTCGGCTTCGAGGATACCGGCCGGCACAGCCACGGCGAGGACGTGCTGCGCCACCCCTGA
- a CDS encoding class I adenylate-forming enzyme family protein, whose translation MGNYVATMAVHAPRVVDEPFVGMGEQIQRLARSQPNRVALIDAGAEISWAALVARANRIANRLREAGMTVGDMVAGLSENSADYIALYLGVLTAGGCMVPLSGMASGDALALMINDCDAEFLFVSAHNAPLLAEVGDRLSRIPPAARIGLDEPLPDSGLNLDSWLGDIDDTASPAAVTPDDPFNLIYSSGTTGTPKGILHDHRFRYRQLSRMGAYGLGAGAINLVSTPLYSNTTLVSALATLFHGGTLVLMARFETSRFLALSERYRVTHAILVPVQFQRLLDDPEFDRFDLSSFELKLSTGAPLHSELIGRVMARWPGNLRELYGLTEGGINASLDCAAYPDKWDTVGQPTAGAEIRVIDEHGRPLARGEVGELVGRAPSMMRGYYHREAETAAMLWTSPEGSVFYRSGDIGRVDEDGFVHILGRRKDVIVSGGFNIYAVDIEDLLGQHPSVADVAVIGIPSSRWGETPLALVVLRPGATAGCEELLAWANDRLGKTQRLAGVEYRDALARSAVGKILKRELRAPYWSDDEPT comes from the coding sequence ATGGGGAATTATGTCGCCACGATGGCCGTCCATGCACCGCGGGTTGTCGACGAGCCGTTCGTGGGCATGGGCGAGCAGATCCAGCGCCTCGCCCGAAGCCAGCCGAACCGCGTGGCGCTCATCGATGCCGGCGCCGAGATATCGTGGGCGGCGCTGGTCGCTCGGGCCAACCGTATCGCCAACCGCCTGCGCGAGGCCGGGATGACGGTCGGCGACATGGTCGCCGGGCTATCGGAGAACAGCGCCGATTACATCGCTTTGTATCTGGGCGTGCTGACTGCCGGCGGGTGCATGGTGCCGTTGTCCGGCATGGCCAGCGGCGACGCGCTGGCGCTGATGATCAACGACTGTGACGCGGAATTCCTGTTCGTATCGGCACACAATGCGCCGCTGCTGGCCGAGGTGGGAGACCGCCTGAGCCGTATTCCGCCGGCGGCGCGCATCGGCCTCGACGAGCCGTTGCCCGACAGTGGCCTGAATCTGGACAGCTGGCTGGGCGATATAGACGATACCGCATCGCCAGCGGCGGTGACTCCGGACGATCCGTTCAATCTCATATACAGCTCCGGGACCACCGGCACGCCGAAAGGCATTCTGCACGACCATCGGTTTCGCTACCGGCAGCTGTCTCGGATGGGCGCCTACGGGCTGGGCGCCGGTGCGATCAATCTCGTGTCCACGCCGCTGTATTCCAACACCACTTTGGTGTCGGCGCTGGCCACGCTGTTTCATGGCGGTACGCTCGTGCTCATGGCCCGGTTCGAGACGAGCCGGTTCCTGGCGCTGTCCGAACGGTACCGCGTGACCCATGCGATTCTGGTGCCGGTACAGTTCCAGCGCCTGCTGGACGATCCCGAGTTCGACCGGTTCGACCTGTCGAGCTTCGAACTCAAGCTGTCCACCGGAGCGCCCCTACACAGCGAACTCATCGGCCGCGTCATGGCGCGCTGGCCTGGCAACCTGCGCGAGCTGTACGGGCTGACCGAAGGCGGTATCAATGCCAGCCTGGATTGCGCTGCTTATCCCGACAAATGGGATACCGTCGGCCAGCCGACGGCCGGGGCCGAGATCCGCGTGATCGACGAGCACGGCCGGCCGCTGGCACGCGGCGAGGTCGGCGAACTGGTCGGCCGCGCGCCGAGCATGATGCGCGGCTACTATCATCGTGAAGCCGAGACAGCGGCGATGTTGTGGACGAGTCCGGAAGGCTCGGTGTTCTATCGCAGCGGGGATATCGGCCGCGTCGACGAGGACGGCTTCGTGCACATACTCGGTCGGCGCAAGGACGTGATCGTCTCGGGCGGATTCAACATCTATGCGGTGGATATCGAGGACCTGCTCGGCCAGCACCCCTCGGTGGCCGATGTGGCCGTGATCGGCATTCCCAGCTCGCGCTGGGGCGAAACACCGCTGGCGTTGGTCGTGTTGCGACCGGGGGCGACCGCAGGCTGCGAGGAACTGCTCGCCTGGGCCAACGACCGACTCGGAAAGACTCAGCGGCTGGCCGGCGTCGAGTACCGTGACGCGTTAGCGCGCAGCGCGGTAGGCAAGATTCTCAAACGCGAGCTGCGCGCACCGTATTGGTCCGACGACGAGCCGACCTGA
- a CDS encoding DUF2256 domain-containing protein, whose translation MRKKADLPEKPCLYCGRPFTWRRKWARDWHAVRYCSKACRAAARRAAHRAGS comes from the coding sequence ATGCGTAAAAAGGCCGATCTGCCGGAAAAACCATGCCTGTATTGCGGGCGGCCGTTCACCTGGCGGCGCAAATGGGCCCGCGACTGGCACGCGGTACGCTATTGCAGCAAAGCCTGTCGCGCCGCGGCCAGGCGCGCTGCCCACCGAGCCGGATCCTAG
- a CDS encoding sodium:alanine symporter family protein, which produces MSAIIDFVNSLLWGYVLVYGLLATGVFFTFRLGFIQFRHVTEFFRVIIGSRGATDNGISPVQALTVSLASRVGTGNLAGVAVAIYLGGPGAVFWMWMVALVGIATAYSESTLAQLYKVRNADSQYRGGPAFYMQKGIGSRAMGIAFSICLLATFGLVFSAVQSNSIADAMESAFSVPKLATGIVVAVIAGVVMFGGIRSIANVAEKVVPVMAGVYLLLALYVVAIHITEVPGVLALIVKSAFGFNEAASGFTGGIMATLLNGVKRGMFSNEAGMGSAPNIAAVAVPDPHHPSSQGLVQGLGVFIDTLLICTATALMILLSGAVDYGPDGVTGMELTQNALSAHIGTAGPIFAAVAIFFFAFTSILGNYSYAENAMEFLGLGQRSSLTVLKIGALAMVIWGAIQPVQTVFNFADATMATMAVINLVAILILSKTVITLTRDYFEQRRQGVEPLFRVKQYPELAGKIDETIWNKDVAAEREGN; this is translated from the coding sequence ATGTCCGCGATCATCGATTTCGTCAATAGCCTGCTCTGGGGCTATGTCCTGGTATACGGTCTGCTCGCCACGGGCGTGTTCTTCACGTTCCGGCTGGGTTTTATCCAGTTCCGGCATGTCACCGAGTTCTTCCGGGTCATCATCGGCTCACGGGGGGCGACCGATAACGGCATCTCTCCGGTGCAGGCGTTGACCGTCAGCCTGGCGTCGCGGGTCGGCACGGGGAACCTGGCCGGCGTGGCCGTGGCGATCTACCTCGGTGGCCCGGGCGCAGTGTTCTGGATGTGGATGGTCGCGCTCGTGGGTATCGCCACGGCCTACTCGGAGTCCACGCTGGCGCAGCTGTACAAGGTGCGCAACGCCGACTCCCAGTACCGCGGCGGCCCGGCCTTCTACATGCAGAAAGGCATCGGCTCGCGCGCCATGGGCATCGCGTTCTCGATCTGCCTGCTGGCCACGTTCGGGCTGGTGTTCTCGGCGGTCCAGTCCAACTCGATCGCGGACGCCATGGAATCGGCGTTCTCCGTACCCAAGCTGGCCACCGGCATCGTAGTGGCCGTGATTGCCGGCGTGGTGATGTTCGGCGGCATCCGTTCCATCGCCAACGTCGCCGAGAAAGTGGTGCCGGTGATGGCCGGTGTCTATCTTCTTTTGGCGCTGTACGTGGTCGCGATTCACATCACCGAAGTTCCCGGCGTACTCGCACTCATCGTCAAGTCGGCGTTCGGCTTCAACGAAGCCGCTTCCGGCTTTACCGGCGGCATCATGGCCACGCTGCTCAACGGCGTGAAGCGGGGCATGTTCTCGAATGAAGCCGGCATGGGCTCGGCGCCGAACATCGCGGCCGTGGCGGTCCCGGATCCGCATCACCCATCCAGCCAGGGGCTGGTACAGGGTCTGGGCGTATTCATCGACACGCTGCTGATCTGTACTGCCACCGCGCTGATGATTCTGCTCTCTGGTGCTGTCGATTACGGCCCGGATGGCGTCACCGGCATGGAGCTGACTCAGAACGCGCTCAGTGCCCATATCGGCACCGCCGGGCCCATATTCGCCGCGGTAGCGATCTTCTTTTTCGCCTTCACCTCGATTCTGGGCAACTATTCCTATGCCGAAAACGCAATGGAGTTTCTGGGACTGGGCCAGCGTAGTTCCCTGACCGTGCTCAAGATCGGGGCGCTGGCAATGGTCATATGGGGTGCGATTCAACCAGTACAGACCGTGTTCAACTTCGCAGACGCAACTATGGCGACCATGGCTGTGATCAACCTGGTGGCCATCCTGATCCTGTCGAAAACGGTCATCACCCTCACCCGGGATTATTTCGAGCAGCGCCGTCAGGGCGTCGAGCCACTGTTCCGGGTCAAGCAGTATCCGGAGCTTGCCGGCAAGATCGACGAAACGATCTGGAACAAGGACGTCGCCGCCGAACGCGAAGGCAACTAG
- a CDS encoding OsmC family protein, which produces MRGEDLKAAQAPLKARYREEPDAATVTLSASGRLAEGVTCRVQTGQAMAQAGLHPASGGDGRSLCSGDMLLEALVACAGVTLNAVATSMGIELRDADIHAEGTLDFRGTLGVDRTVPVGFKSIALSFALDTDADNDQIATLLKLTERYCVVLQTISQPPSLSVRRA; this is translated from the coding sequence ATGCGTGGTGAAGACCTCAAGGCCGCCCAGGCCCCCTTGAAAGCCCGTTATCGCGAGGAGCCCGACGCGGCCACGGTCACGCTCAGCGCGAGCGGGCGCCTCGCTGAAGGCGTAACCTGCCGCGTACAGACCGGCCAGGCCATGGCCCAGGCGGGACTGCATCCGGCCAGTGGCGGCGATGGCCGGAGCCTGTGCTCGGGCGATATGCTGCTCGAAGCACTGGTGGCCTGTGCCGGGGTCACCCTCAACGCCGTCGCTACCTCGATGGGTATCGAATTGCGCGATGCGGACATCCATGCCGAAGGCACTCTGGATTTCCGGGGCACGCTCGGCGTCGACAGGACCGTGCCGGTAGGGTTCAAGTCCATCGCACTGAGCTTCGCGCTGGACACCGACGCAGACAACGACCAGATCGCAACCCTGCTCAAGCTGACCGAGCGCTATTGCGTGGTGCTGCAGACAATCAGCCAGCCACCCAGCTTGAGCGTGCGCCGCGCCTAG
- a CDS encoding dynamin family protein — protein MSSSAPAATRTDSLEAHLKRENPLLLEPLAEFRRLDAIARRMGLLARHESFTRRVPWWPVISLLGTFSAGKSSFINSYVGKNLQRTGNQAVDDRFSVICYGEDAEPRTLPGSALDADLRFPFYRISGDIDDVAAGEGQRINNYLQLRTCQSEAVRGKILLDSPGFDADSQRSATLRITDRIIDLSDLVLVFFDARHPEPGAMRDTLEHLVAKTIHRDDASKFVFVLNQIDATAREDNPEDIVAAWQRALASSGLTAGRFLRIYDEASAAPIENEALAQRFKAKKDEDLAEIHRRMTGVEVDRAYRVVELMTSAADTLAGEAGVGHLQTLRTRWRNRTLAFDALIAVPLLAGVAAAFVWAPRATRELGATLLSGRPAGWLMLALIVTLLGAIHFGVRSLVATRIARSIAPASQQPFDLDIRRAFVANTRWWRSVFGAHPKGWTMLARRRVAKIRSKQETIIRRLNDRFTQPSG, from the coding sequence ATGAGTTCATCCGCGCCCGCTGCTACCCGTACGGATTCGCTGGAAGCCCATTTGAAGCGTGAAAACCCGCTGCTGCTGGAACCGCTGGCCGAATTCCGCCGGCTGGACGCCATTGCGCGTCGCATGGGCCTGCTCGCCCGGCACGAGAGTTTCACACGGCGCGTGCCGTGGTGGCCGGTGATCTCGCTGCTGGGCACCTTTTCGGCGGGCAAGTCGAGTTTCATCAACAGCTATGTCGGCAAGAATCTTCAGCGCACCGGCAACCAGGCCGTCGACGACCGGTTTTCGGTGATCTGCTACGGCGAGGACGCGGAACCGCGGACGCTGCCCGGTTCGGCGCTGGATGCCGATCTGCGGTTTCCCTTCTACCGAATCAGCGGTGATATCGACGATGTGGCCGCCGGAGAAGGCCAGCGCATCAACAACTATCTGCAGTTGCGCACCTGTCAGTCCGAGGCCGTACGCGGCAAGATCCTGCTCGACTCGCCCGGCTTCGATGCGGACAGCCAGCGTTCTGCGACGCTGCGTATCACCGATCGGATCATCGACCTGTCCGATCTGGTACTGGTGTTCTTCGATGCGAGACATCCGGAGCCGGGTGCAATGCGCGACACGCTCGAACACCTGGTCGCAAAGACCATCCACCGCGACGACGCGTCGAAGTTCGTGTTCGTGCTCAACCAGATCGATGCGACTGCGCGCGAAGACAATCCCGAGGATATCGTGGCCGCCTGGCAGCGGGCGCTGGCCTCCAGCGGGCTGACCGCCGGGCGATTTCTGCGGATCTATGACGAGGCGTCGGCGGCTCCGATCGAAAACGAGGCCTTGGCTCAGCGCTTCAAAGCCAAGAAGGATGAAGATCTGGCAGAGATCCATCGGCGGATGACCGGCGTCGAAGTCGATCGCGCCTACCGCGTGGTCGAGCTGATGACCAGCGCTGCCGACACGCTGGCCGGCGAGGCTGGGGTGGGTCATCTGCAAACCCTGCGAACACGTTGGCGCAATCGCACGCTGGCCTTTGACGCGTTGATCGCCGTGCCGTTGCTGGCCGGGGTCGCTGCGGCATTTGTCTGGGCGCCCCGGGCGACCCGCGAGCTTGGCGCCACGCTGTTGAGCGGCCGGCCGGCTGGCTGGCTCATGCTGGCGCTTATCGTCACCCTGCTGGGGGCGATCCACTTTGGGGTTCGTTCGCTGGTCGCCACGCGGATCGCGCGCTCTATCGCACCGGCCTCGCAGCAGCCGTTCGATCTGGATATACGCCGGGCGTTCGTGGCCAATACGCGCTGGTGGCGCAGTGTGTTCGGCGCGCATCCCAAGGGCTGGACGATGCTTGCACGGCGTCGTGTCGCCAAGATCCGCAGCAAGCAGGAGACGATCATCCGCCGACTCAACGATCGCTTCACCCAGCCGTCGGGTTGA